In Monodelphis domestica isolate mMonDom1 chromosome 3, mMonDom1.pri, whole genome shotgun sequence, the following proteins share a genomic window:
- the FBXL6 gene encoding F-box/LRR-repeat protein 6: MEEVPEESSNGMALPPQEDSSSSQQSQVKSNKRLRPSVPVGPPQKRKKRKSSWRRPSARVGYHIHEAEDMLLIVPNLEEPAARAHRKKACHLRKLARPTTNVHQHRRTRRERTRHDVDLSLGQEKQSSPEDSTISGPGWGNHIPLEILVRIFQMIVASEGAVPFLCRAARVCRLWYDATSHSVLWQKVSLAPPWPPHSKGPFSKVEKRILSSLEWLVPNRFSLLRDLSLSHWKNHVPLMLKAVGVSCPHLTSLKLSHCQSVTTEALVSLLRTCPKLDSLNLQNSQVESTAVVSFLEAAGAQLQQLWLTYSSQMTAIVSLLSNGCCPQLQLLEVDTGIKPNNQHFQLHIEALQAGCPKLQVLRLLNLVWSPKTGGRGVALGPGFPDLEELCLATSTITYVSDEVLYRLLHKSAHLRVLDLRGCARLTPAGLGRLPCPIVEQLHLGLYGSVIWVALPKEGSSLITWKWRRTLQELDLNGQCYHEGDLKQALAAFSSTDSGHSPILRSLSLKGTQVTVATISSVISSCPALSYLNLSSCRYLPRGLKRAYRGQAEIQWCLDQLLTIF, encoded by the exons ATGGAGGAGGTCCCTGAGGAGTCCAGCAATGGAATGGCCTTACCTCCCCAAGAGGATTCCAGTTCATCACAGCAATCACAGGTTAAGTCCAACAAGAGATTAAGGCCCTCAGTTCCAGTTGGGCCCccccagaagagaaagaaaagaaaaagttcatgGAGACGGCCGTCTGCAAGAGTTGGCTACCACATTCATGAAGCTGAGGACATGTTGCTGATTGTACCCAATCTGGAAGAGCCAGCAGCACGGGCCCATAGGAAAAAGGCCTGCCATCTTAGGAAGTTAGCTCGACCTACCACTAATGTCCACCAGCATCGTCGTACACGCCGAGAACGGACTCGACACGATGTAGATCTCAGCCTAGGGCAGGAGAAACAGTCTTCTCCTGAAGATAGCACTATTTCAGGGCCAGGTTGGGGAAACCACATTCCTCTGGAGATCTTGGTTCGAATCTTTCAAATGATAGTGGCATCTGAGGGGGCAGTGCCCTTCCTTTGCAG GGCTGCCCGTGTGTGTCGCCTTTGGTATGATGCTACCTCCCACTCTGTGCTGTGGCAGAAGGTGTCTCTGGCCCCACCTTGGCCTCCTCACTCAAAGGGTCCTTTTTCAAAAGTGGAGAAGAGGATTCTTAGTTCTCTGGAGTGGCTGGTACCCAACAG ATTTTCATTACTCCGGGACCTCTCTCTATCCCACTGGAAAAACCATGTACCTCTGATGCTGAAG GCTGTTGGGGTATCTTGCCCCCACCTCACATCTCTCAAGCTTTCCCACTGTCAGTCTGTGACAACAGAGGCGTTGGTTTCCCTGCTTAGGACCTGCCCCAAGCTGGATAGCCTTAACCTGCAGAACTCCCAG GTGGAGTCAACAGCAGTTGTTAGCTTTCTGGAGGCAGCAGGCGCACAACTCCAACAGCTATGGCTAACTTATAGTAGCCAAATGACTGCCATTGTCTCCTTACTGTCG AATGGCTGCTGTCCCCAACTCCAACTCCTTGAAGTGGACACAGGTATAAAGCCCAATAATCAACACTTTCAGCTACATATTGAAGCTCTGCAGGCTGGCTGTCCCAAGCTCCAG GTCCTGCGGTTACTGAACTTAGTTTGGTCCCCCAAGACGGGAGGGCGTGGGGTAGCCCTGGGACCTGGTTTCCCAGACCTGGAGGAGCTCTGCCTGGCCACATCCACAATCACCTATGTGAGTGATGAAGTTCTCTACCGCCTGCTGCATAAGTCTGCTCACCTGCGGGTGCTGGACCTCCGAGGCTGTGCCCGCCTCACTCCTGCAGGCCTGGGCCGCTTGCCTTGCCCTA TCGTAGAACAGCTACACCTGGGTCTGTATGGCTCAGTGATTTGGGTGGCCCTGCCCAAGGAGGGTAGCTCCTTGATCACATGGAAGTGGCGTCGGACTCTCCAAGAGCTAGACCTCAATGGCCAGTGCTACCACGAAGGAGATCTGAAGCAGGCCCTGGCAGCTTTTTCAAGCACAGACAGTGGGCACAGCCCCATCCTTCGCTCTCTTAGCCTCAAAGGCACCCAAGTTACTGTGGCAACTATCAG CTCTGTGATCAGCAGCTGCCCAGCACTCAGCTACCTCAACCTGTCCTCATGCCGATACCTTCCTCGGGGCCTGAAGAGAGCCTACCGAGGCCAGGCAGAGATCCAATGGTGCTTGGACCAGCTGCTTACCATCTTCTAG
- the SLC52A2 gene encoding solute carrier family 52, riboflavin transporter, member 2 produces MAAPNGKTAFTHILVALFAMGSWTAINGIWVELPVLVKDLPEGWNLPSYLSVLVAFGNLGPLAATLWGRLSKGELGPIRAVQALGVVGMALLAPLWSHVVPVAGESHAVAFLALSFALALSCCASNVTFLPFMSRLPPAFLRSFFLGQGLSALLPCGLALAQGVGHLECQLASSPSPWTSFLAASPGPNVSLSPDISPSGPMVPIYFEEHFSAKTFFWVITSLLAISAIAFQGLLLLLPPTPTTTTSRSEGQRQGATPEEEVSPLREPGEEVGTPEPESEERAQDPLQLCSVRGACLLGLLGVTNALTNGVLPAIQSYSCLPYGRHAYHLAVVLGSAANPLACFLAMGILYRSLPGLGALSMLGTFFGTYVMVLAALSPCPPLVGTSAGVVLVVLSWILCLGTFSYVKVAVSSLLHGGGRGALLAAGIAIQAGSLVGALAMFPLTSIYHLFHQSQDCVDMFCP; encoded by the exons ATGGCAGCCCCCAATGGTAAGACAGCATTCACACACATCCTGGTGGCCCTCTTTGCCATGGGTTCCTGGACTGCCATTAATGGGATCTGGGTAGAATTGCCAGTGCTGGTGAAAGACCTGCCTGAGG GTTGGAACCTCCCCTCCTACCTGTCAGTACTGGTAGCCTTTGGAAACCTGGGCCCACTGGCTGCAACGCTGTGGGGCCGCCTGTCCAAGGGTGAACTGGGCCCAATCCGGGCAGTGCAGGCTCTGGGTGTGGTGGGCATGGCGCTGCTGGCCCCGCTGTGGTCCCATGTGGTACCTGTGGCAGGAGAGTCCCATGCTGTGGCCTTCCTAGCATTATCCTTTGCACTGGCCCTGAGCTGCTGTGCCTCCAATGTTACTTTTCTTCCCTTCATGTCTCGTCTGCCCCCAGCATTCCTACGCTCATTTTTCTTGGGTCAGGGTCTTAGTGCTCTGCTTCCTTGTGGGCTGGCTCTGGCCCAAGGTGTGGGCCACCTAGAATGCCAACTGGCTTCGTCTCCCAGCCCTTGGACCTCTTTCTTGGCAGCCTCACCAGGTCCCAATGTTTCTCTTTCCCCTGACATCTCCCCATCAGGCCCCATGGTGCCCATCTACTTTGAGGAACACTTTTCAGCCAAAACCTTCTTCTGGGTGATAACTAGCCTGCTTGCCATCTCAGCAATAGCCTTCCAAGGACTATTGCTGTTGTTACCACCAACACCCACCACAACTACCTCTAGAAGTGAAGGGCAGAGGCAGGGAGCTACCCCAGAGGAAGAGGTGTCACCACTTCGGGAGCCAGGAGAGGAGGTTGGGACACCTGAACCAGAATCAGAGGAAAGAGCCCAAGATCCACTTCAGCTATGTTCAGTCAGAGGGGCCTGCCTGCTGGGGCTGCTGGGGGTCACAAATGCCCTCACCAACGGAGTGCTGCCTGCTATACAGAGCTACTCCTGCCTACCTTATGGGCGCCATGCCTACCACCTGGCTGTGGTGTTGGGCAGTGCTGCCAATCCCCTCGCCTGCTTCCTGGCCATGGGCATCCTTTACAG GTCCCTTCCTGGTCTGGGTGCCCTTTCGATGCTAGGCACCTTTTTTGGGACCTATGTAATGGTGTTGGCAGCCCTGAGCCCCTGTCCCCCCCTAGTTGGCACCTCAGCAGGTGTAGTCCTTGTG gTGCTGTCGTGGATCCTGTGCCTAGGTACCTTTTCCTATGTGAAGGTGGCAGTGAGCTCCCTCCTGCATGGCGGTGGCCGAGGTGCACTGCTGGCAGCAGGCATTGCCATCCAGGCAGGTTCTCTGGTGGGAGCTCTTGCCATGTTTCCCTTGACAAGCATCTACCACCTTTTCCACCAGAGCCAGGACTGCGTGGACATGTTTTGCCCCTGA